One Spinacia oleracea cultivar Varoflay chromosome 4, BTI_SOV_V1, whole genome shotgun sequence DNA segment encodes these proteins:
- the LOC110780589 gene encoding zinc finger BED domain-containing protein DAYSLEEPER isoform X3, giving the protein MNMDLPSEAILKSLKEYDIETKILSLTAAGTGDLADIVKENVQERSKLPMNGKLFHVHCSSDIISRMVKKGFEEIDEIIDKVKLLGGSKSPPLWNLTSSMLSDAFTKFSKKEREKVRKICEIADRIYEITEALFEFKRPTPNLFLPHLQEIRAYLVQELGSSDTFVSLVAQKMLAILNKYWDDMCVVLSITALLDPRYKRKFIELCLSDSRATTVLRNLCQVYDGYVVQCDQKEYLLSDSSTESGEDDEDGDEDEKRSRRHANKKLRNNRLENLNVVKEYFQSVQSEDDESQWSDLDLYLEEPVLPQMENFSVLHWWKENEFKYPQLSRMARDFLAIPLSVATHSDAYYTEPREADWRLLSLKPELMNALKCTRSWKFGYVKSNISSSEAQQNFFAAVMRS; this is encoded by the exons ATGAATATGGACCTGCCATCTGAAGCCATTTTGAAGTCTCTGAAAGAGTATGATATTGAGACCAAAATACTCTCTTTGACTGCTGCAGGAACTGGTGACTTGGCTGATATTGTGAAGGAAAATGTTCAAGAACGGTCGAAGCTCCCAATGAATGGTAAATTGTTTCATGTGCATTGTAGTAGTGATATCATAAGCCGTATGGTTAAGAAAGGATTTGAGGAGATTGATGAAATCATTGACAAAGTTAAATTGTTAGGTGGGTCCAAATCACCGCCTTTATGGAATCTTACAAGCTCTATGCTTTCAGATGCCTTTACAAAATTTTCTAAGAAGGAACGGGAAAAGGTCAGGAAGATTTGCGAAATTGCAGACAGAATTTATGAAATAACTGAAGCATTATTTGAGTTTAAGAGGCCAACACCTAATCTGTTTCTACCACACCTTCAGGAGATTCGGGCTTACCTTGTTCAAGAGTTGGGCAGTTCAGATACATTTGTTAGTCTTGTGGCACAGAAAATGCTCGCGATCTTGAATAAGTACTGGGATGATATGTGTGTAGTGCTTTCTATTACTGCCCTTCTGGATCCCCGTTACAAAAGGAAATTCATAGAGTTATGTCTGTCTGACTCGCGTGCAACCACTGTTTTGAGGAACCTTTGCCAGGTATATGATGGCTACGTGGTGCAATGTGATCAAAAGGAGTATCTATTGAGCGATTCAAGTACTGAGTCAGGTGAAGATGATGAGGATGGGGATGAGGATGAGAAAAGGTCTAGAAGACATGCCAATAAAAAACTTCGTAATAATCGTCTGGAAAACCTGAACGTAGTAAAAGAGTATTTCCAGTCAGTTCAATCTGAGGATGATGAATCTCAATGGTCAGATTTGGATTTGTATCTTGAAGAGCCGGTCTTACCGCAGATGGAGAACTTCAGCGTGTTGCACTGGTGGAAAGAAAACGAGTTCAAGTATCCTCAGCTTTCTAGGATGGCTCGCGACTTCCTGGCTATTCCTCTGTCTGTTGCGACTCACTCTGACGCATACTACACTGAGCCAAGGGAAGCTGATTGGAGATTGTTGTCTTTGAAACCTGAACTGATGAATGCCTTGAAGTGCACTAGGAGCTGGAAATTTGGTTATGTGAAAAGTAATataag CTCCTCCGAGGCTCAACAGAACTTTTTTGCGGCCGTCATGAGATCATGA